The following proteins come from a genomic window of Aequorivita marisscotiae:
- the pepE gene encoding dipeptidase PepE has product MNHADENKFEPGQPTENHATRQLIIASTSTVFGGEYLDYLTDEMAQLFKDTDEIIFIPFARPGGISHDEYTDRAAKIFKKINKKLVGLHTFKNPIEALKTAKGVFTGGGNTFVLVSSLYRLQLMQPLREAIFNGLPYLGTSAGSNICGLSMQTTNDMPIVYPPSFKTLGVIPFNLNPHYLDPNPDSKHMGETRETRIAEFHTQSTVPVVGLREGSWLRVINNKIILKGKFKARIFEQGKQPYEIEPDTLINFL; this is encoded by the coding sequence ATGAATCACGCAGATGAAAATAAATTCGAACCGGGCCAACCCACAGAAAACCATGCTACGCGGCAATTAATTATAGCAAGCACAAGCACCGTTTTTGGCGGGGAATACTTAGATTATTTAACCGATGAAATGGCACAACTTTTTAAAGATACTGATGAAATTATATTTATTCCCTTTGCCCGACCCGGCGGAATTAGTCACGATGAATACACCGATAGAGCAGCAAAAATCTTCAAAAAAATAAACAAGAAGTTGGTTGGATTGCATACGTTTAAAAACCCAATTGAGGCTCTAAAAACTGCCAAAGGTGTATTTACAGGGGGCGGCAACACATTTGTTTTGGTGAGTTCTCTTTATCGGTTACAACTAATGCAACCACTACGTGAAGCAATTTTTAATGGCTTGCCATACTTGGGAACAAGTGCCGGCAGCAACATCTGCGGTCTTTCTATGCAAACAACCAACGATATGCCAATAGTCTATCCGCCATCATTTAAAACCTTGGGCGTTATTCCGTTTAACTTAAATCCGCATTATTTAGATCCAAATCCAGATAGCAAACATATGGGCGAGACTCGCGAAACCCGGATTGCCGAATTTCATACACAAAGCACCGTGCCAGTGGTGGGGCTGCGCGAAGGTAGTTGGCTTCGAGTTATAAATAACAAGATTATCCTCAAAGGAAAGTTTAAAGCGCGAATTTTTGAACAGGGAAAGCAACCGTATGAAATAGAACCCGATACGTTGATCAACTTTCTGTAA
- a CDS encoding carboxypeptidase-like regulatory domain-containing protein translates to MTKKLLLLLFLAASPLLFAQDIDRTKVFGKIHVPQGDDAEGISVYNISAQKGTITKLDGSFEIDLAENDRVQITALQYQSFTVVIDKEIVDRRKMNIFLNPAVNQLEEVVVRPYDLSGNINVDVKKIPTYNVTKDWDLSYGNLEYGYTFVPDDKTAIAGNAAEEALHGNALTNGANVLALLGGVAQMLFPKGNKISPVEQQDDQNTISNNIQQRFSKDFIAANFNIAEEKAVDFLFFVQENGLEKELLKPENEMQLMEFLFTKSEEYKKRSE, encoded by the coding sequence ATGACAAAAAAACTACTTCTTCTTTTATTTCTTGCTGCTTCTCCTTTGTTGTTTGCACAGGATATTGACCGCACAAAAGTTTTTGGGAAAATTCATGTTCCTCAAGGCGACGACGCGGAAGGTATTTCTGTTTACAATATTTCGGCGCAGAAAGGCACCATCACCAAGCTCGATGGAAGTTTTGAAATTGATTTAGCAGAGAACGATCGTGTGCAAATTACCGCCCTGCAATACCAATCGTTTACCGTGGTAATTGATAAGGAAATTGTGGATAGACGGAAAATGAATATTTTTTTAAATCCTGCCGTAAATCAGTTAGAGGAAGTAGTGGTACGGCCGTACGATCTCTCTGGAAATATAAATGTAGATGTAAAAAAAATACCAACCTATAACGTTACTAAAGATTGGGATCTCAGTTACGGGAATTTGGAATACGGTTATACCTTTGTGCCAGATGATAAAACAGCCATTGCTGGCAATGCAGCCGAGGAAGCCCTCCACGGCAATGCGCTTACCAATGGAGCCAATGTTTTAGCGCTATTAGGCGGGGTGGCACAGATGCTTTTTCCAAAAGGAAATAAAATATCGCCCGTAGAACAACAAGACGATCAAAATACAATTAGCAATAATATTCAACAGCGTTTTAGTAAAGATTTTATTGCTGCTAATTTTAATATTGCTGAAGAAAAGGCCGTTGATTTTCTGTTTTTTGTTCAAGAGAATGGTTTGGAAAAGGAATTGTTGAAACCAGAAAACGAAATGCAATTAATGGAATTTCTTTTTACAAAAAGTGAAGAATATAAAAAACGAAGTGAATAA
- a CDS encoding DUF6702 family protein: MKFSKILLLLLVFPLMSGSNAHKFYVSITKIEYVKEKNSLQIIAKIFTDDIEDALQQRYDSSLSLDTEKETPTTNEVLQNYLLEKIHIKVNGSAVKLNYLGKEYDTDMLVAYLEVVDLKELKTIEIENKVLLEMFSEQQNIIHLKTPTTRRSLILDNDEPRGKLKFN, translated from the coding sequence ATGAAGTTTTCTAAAATTCTCCTTTTATTGCTTGTTTTTCCTTTAATGTCAGGTTCAAATGCGCATAAATTTTACGTAAGTATCACTAAAATTGAATATGTAAAGGAAAAAAATTCGCTTCAGATTATTGCTAAAATTTTTACTGACGATATTGAAGATGCACTTCAGCAACGGTATGATTCTTCACTTTCACTGGACACAGAAAAAGAAACGCCCACAACCAATGAAGTTTTACAAAACTATCTTTTGGAGAAAATTCATATTAAAGTGAACGGCAGTGCTGTAAAACTCAATTATTTGGGAAAGGAATACGATACCGATATGCTGGTTGCTTATTTGGAGGTTGTAGATTTAAAGGAATTAAAAACTATTGAAATTGAAAATAAAGTGTTGCTAGAAATGTTTAGTGAACAGCAAAACATAATTCATTTAAAAACCCCGACTACCCGACGAAGTTTGATTCTCGACAATGATGAGCCACGGGGAAAATTAAAATTTAATTAA
- a CDS encoding M1 family metallopeptidase yields the protein MKVFKSLFLTVLFLASATVSAQDETENNKRESGHYNTNRFKQLYQEFSTPNMFRTASGAPGPSYYQQQADYEMNIELDDKNKKITGFETITYTNNSPDILEYLWVQLDQNVRAKDSKSPLIESSSAVPADMAGSFVENYMGRDFDGGFNILEVKDAKGNMLKHTINQTMMRIDMPNSLKPGEKFVYSIKWWYNINDHVVDRARSGYETFEDGNRGYVIAQFYPRMAVYNDVEGWQHSQFWGRDEFALPFGNFEVNITVPADHILDATGELQNRKEIFTKEMMNRYEAAQKSFDKPVVIVTQAEAEAASKNFSTAKRTWKFKAENVRDYAFATSRKYIWDMMAVKMGSGSVMAVSLYPPESNPLWEDWSTRAVASTLKTYSRMTFDYPYPKAISVSAKNQGMEYPMICWNHGRPDKDGSISDRTKYGMISVIIHEVGHNYFPMIVNSDERQWTWMDEGLNTFTQYVAEQDFGEEYPEAIAPNRKYPSRRGPAKNIVDYMAGDQSQLAPIMTKGLNTYNFGANAYAKPATALNILRETIMGRELFDFAFKTYANRWMFKHPTPEDFFRTMEDASAIDLDWYWREWFYTTDFVDIGVKDVKKFYVTSKMNKEVKQMIAARGISESDLPPLVYLIDEESEDFEEHMRNAKLEDVTTLNDYIMENIPAEERAKLKHPKYFYEITFEKPGGIPMPIIAQYTYSDGSTERVTYPAQIWRKNDESVGKVIASEKEITKIEVDPDEETADIDTSNNNWPKRKKLGAFDKFKNKTKTD from the coding sequence ATGAAAGTATTCAAATCCCTATTTCTTACGGTGCTATTTTTAGCTTCAGCGACAGTATCTGCGCAGGACGAAACTGAAAACAACAAGCGAGAATCTGGCCACTACAACACCAATCGTTTTAAACAACTCTATCAAGAATTTTCAACACCCAATATGTTTCGAACTGCAAGCGGCGCGCCGGGTCCCAGCTATTACCAACAGCAGGCAGATTATGAAATGAATATAGAGTTAGACGATAAGAATAAAAAAATAACAGGTTTTGAAACCATTACATATACTAATAATTCGCCCGATATTTTAGAATATTTATGGGTACAATTAGACCAAAACGTACGGGCAAAAGATTCCAAATCGCCGTTAATAGAATCTTCAAGTGCGGTTCCTGCTGATATGGCAGGTAGTTTTGTAGAAAATTATATGGGTAGAGATTTTGATGGTGGCTTTAATATTTTGGAGGTAAAGGATGCAAAAGGCAATATGCTTAAGCATACAATAAACCAAACCATGATGCGTATTGATATGCCCAACTCCTTAAAACCTGGAGAAAAATTCGTCTATTCAATAAAGTGGTGGTATAACATCAACGACCATGTGGTAGATCGGGCTCGTAGCGGGTACGAAACGTTTGAGGACGGCAATCGCGGTTATGTCATCGCCCAATTCTATCCCCGGATGGCGGTTTATAACGATGTGGAAGGCTGGCAGCACAGTCAGTTTTGGGGAAGGGATGAGTTTGCGTTGCCCTTCGGAAATTTTGAAGTGAATATTACCGTACCGGCAGACCACATTTTGGATGCAACCGGTGAGCTTCAAAACAGAAAGGAAATATTTACAAAAGAAATGATGAACCGCTACGAAGCGGCTCAAAAATCTTTTGACAAACCGGTTGTTATTGTTACACAGGCCGAAGCGGAAGCTGCATCAAAAAACTTTTCTACGGCTAAAAGAACTTGGAAATTTAAAGCAGAAAACGTTCGCGATTATGCTTTTGCAACTTCACGTAAATACATTTGGGATATGATGGCCGTTAAAATGGGCAGTGGTTCCGTAATGGCCGTTTCGTTGTATCCACCAGAATCTAACCCACTGTGGGAAGATTGGTCTACACGCGCGGTTGCAAGTACTTTAAAAACCTATTCCCGAATGACTTTTGACTATCCGTATCCAAAGGCAATATCGGTAAGCGCCAAAAATCAAGGCATGGAATATCCAATGATTTGCTGGAATCACGGTAGGCCAGATAAAGACGGAAGCATCAGCGATCGTACTAAATACGGAATGATTAGCGTAATTATTCACGAAGTTGGTCATAACTATTTCCCGATGATAGTAAACAGTGACGAGCGTCAATGGACGTGGATGGATGAAGGTTTAAATACATTTACACAATACGTGGCAGAGCAGGATTTTGGAGAGGAATACCCAGAAGCCATTGCGCCTAACAGAAAATATCCGTCGCGTCGCGGCCCCGCAAAAAACATAGTTGATTATATGGCAGGCGATCAAAGTCAGTTAGCGCCTATTATGACCAAAGGTCTTAACACGTATAACTTTGGCGCAAATGCATACGCTAAACCAGCAACGGCGCTTAACATTCTTCGTGAAACCATTATGGGCCGCGAACTTTTCGACTTCGCATTTAAAACCTATGCCAATCGTTGGATGTTTAAACACCCAACACCCGAAGATTTTTTCAGAACCATGGAAGATGCTTCGGCAATAGATTTAGATTGGTATTGGAGAGAATGGTTTTACACTACCGACTTTGTAGATATAGGTGTGAAAGATGTGAAAAAATTCTACGTTACTTCAAAAATGAATAAAGAAGTAAAACAAATGATAGCTGCTCGAGGTATTTCTGAAAGCGATCTGCCACCATTAGTTTACTTAATTGACGAGGAAAGTGAAGATTTTGAAGAACATATGCGAAATGCAAAGTTGGAAGATGTTACTACTCTTAATGATTACATTATGGAAAATATACCAGCTGAAGAACGTGCAAAACTGAAACACCCAAAATATTTTTATGAAATAACGTTTGAAAAGCCCGGTGGAATTCCAATGCCTATTATAGCACAATACACATATAGCGATGGCAGTACCGAACGGGTAACTTATCCCGCACAAATTTGGCGAAAAAACGACGAATCTGTAGGAAAGGTTATTGCTTCAGAAAAGGAAATAACTAAAATTGAAGTAGATCCAGACGAAGAAACTGCAGATATAGATACTTCAAACAACAATTGGCCAAAACGTAAAAAATTGGGTGCTTTTGATAAATTCAAAAATAAAACCAAAACAGACTAA
- a CDS encoding Sec-independent protein translocase subunit TatA/TatB — protein sequence MISQAIFLFISGAEIGFILFIILLVFGADKVPEIARGLGKAMRQVKDATNDIKSEITKSAEKQGIDIDISKDVKQQIDKVKEDVEEVTGPVKRRF from the coding sequence ATGATTTCACAGGCAATTTTTCTTTTTATCAGTGGCGCCGAAATAGGGTTTATTTTGTTTATAATACTCCTAGTGTTTGGCGCAGACAAAGTGCCGGAAATTGCACGTGGCCTGGGCAAAGCTATGCGACAAGTAAAAGATGCTACAAACGATATTAAATCGGAAATTACCAAAAGTGCCGAAAAACAAGGGATAGATATTGATATTTCTAAAGACGTTAAACAACAAATAGACAAAGTAAAAGAAGACGTTGAAGAAGTTACTGGCCCCGTTAAAAGAAGATTCTAA
- a CDS encoding O-methyltransferase, whose protein sequence is MDFLPEKINDYVEKHSHPEPKLLQKLNRETWQKQLQPRMLSGHLQGRILSMLSKLIRPQNILEIGTYTGYSALCLAEGIQENGELHTIDINEELYDFQRKYFDESPFGKQIFQHLGNALEVIPKLEKTFDLVFIDADKNNYPNYLEIILPKLKKGSVILSDNVLWSGKVVEELKEGDDDTKALLHYNKLLNEHSKLETVILPIRDGLTISRFIG, encoded by the coding sequence ATGGATTTCCTTCCCGAAAAAATAAACGATTACGTAGAAAAACATTCACATCCTGAACCAAAATTACTTCAAAAATTAAACCGGGAAACTTGGCAGAAACAGCTGCAACCACGCATGCTGAGCGGACATTTACAAGGCCGGATTTTGAGTATGCTTTCAAAATTGATTCGTCCTCAAAACATTTTGGAAATTGGTACCTATACGGGGTATTCGGCACTTTGTTTAGCGGAAGGGATACAGGAAAATGGCGAACTTCACACCATAGACATCAACGAGGAATTGTATGATTTCCAACGAAAATATTTTGACGAATCACCTTTCGGAAAGCAGATTTTTCAGCATTTGGGAAATGCTTTGGAGGTCATTCCTAAACTCGAAAAAACCTTCGATTTGGTGTTTATTGATGCCGACAAAAATAATTATCCCAACTATTTGGAAATCATTCTTCCAAAGTTAAAAAAGGGGTCAGTGATTTTAAGCGATAATGTACTGTGGAGCGGAAAGGTTGTTGAAGAATTGAAGGAAGGCGATGACGATACAAAAGCTCTATTACACTATAATAAACTCTTGAACGAGCATTCAAAACTGGAAACTGTAATTCTCCCTATTCGGGATGGCCTAACTATTTCGCGATTTATTGGCTAA
- a CDS encoding amidohydrolase family protein, which translates to MKRKLRINGHSHLLPYPEEIPQFMQDKGIFWVDKDRKYMLQKDWSRPVTDSSFFLNEKLEWMERFKIDHAVVLNLSQLYGNGLRVEEMKQALRFQNDFNAKIQHNNPSKFTCGFVVHPGFVRGALWEIERCVEELGLQLLCLPTHYMDTIGTWRCIFDEENEPIFELASKYNLAVEIHPYDGEKFIKLENTAWRFHLIWMLAQCADAYHFLTLNGYADKYPGMRTCFAHGGQLAQINLGRRIQGFDGRPDLFEGKTHPRKSVGHKNIFFDTLVHDTGSLELVVRNQGAKQVLVGLDDPYPLGEMESAPQSSYPGKILDLALERNIVTQDQADAMWEDNVIQWLCGDDETAKKKLVNRILG; encoded by the coding sequence ATGAAACGAAAACTCCGCATTAACGGCCACTCACACCTTCTACCCTATCCTGAAGAAATTCCACAGTTTATGCAGGATAAGGGAATTTTTTGGGTAGATAAAGACCGAAAATATATGCTCCAAAAAGATTGGAGCCGTCCCGTAACCGATTCCAGTTTCTTTTTAAATGAAAAATTGGAGTGGATGGAACGATTTAAAATAGATCACGCCGTGGTTTTAAACCTGTCCCAACTCTATGGAAACGGGCTGCGTGTGGAAGAAATGAAGCAAGCCTTGCGTTTTCAGAATGATTTTAACGCAAAAATTCAACATAACAATCCATCAAAATTTACCTGCGGTTTTGTAGTTCACCCTGGTTTTGTACGTGGCGCACTTTGGGAAATTGAACGCTGCGTGGAAGAACTTGGACTTCAATTGTTGTGTTTGCCTACCCATTACATGGATACCATCGGAACGTGGCGATGTATTTTTGACGAAGAAAACGAACCTATTTTTGAACTTGCTTCAAAATATAATTTAGCAGTTGAAATACATCCCTACGATGGCGAAAAATTCATAAAACTCGAAAATACAGCTTGGAGATTCCACCTTATTTGGATGCTCGCCCAGTGTGCCGATGCCTACCATTTCCTTACTTTAAATGGCTACGCAGATAAATACCCAGGAATGCGGACCTGCTTTGCCCACGGCGGCCAGTTGGCACAGATAAATTTGGGAAGAAGAATTCAAGGTTTTGATGGTCGCCCCGATCTTTTTGAAGGGAAAACACATCCGCGGAAATCTGTTGGACATAAAAATATTTTTTTCGACACTTTGGTTCACGACACAGGATCATTGGAATTGGTAGTAAGAAACCAAGGCGCAAAACAGGTTTTGGTTGGGCTCGATGATCCGTATCCGCTGGGCGAAATGGAAAGCGCCCCCCAATCTTCATATCCAGGGAAAATTTTAGATCTTGCCTTAGAACGCAATATTGTAACCCAAGACCAGGCCGATGCCATGTGGGAAGACAATGTAATTCAGTGGTTATGTGGCGATGATGAAACCGCAAAGAAAAAATTAGTTAATCGAATTTTGGGATAA
- a CDS encoding SDR family oxidoreductase: MNLDLTNKNAMVCGSTAGIGKATAIQLAKLGATVTLVARNEEKLKETLIELPHEKGQKHNYFVADFTNPKQVKQKAELAASNKTFHILVNNTGGPKGGPIFSAETDEFEKAFSMHLICNQILVQALVPRMKEADYGRIINIISTSVKQPIDGLGVSNTIRGAVSSWSKTLANELGQFGITVNNVLPGFTATDRLEDIVGNAAKKMNKTEKEASDFMKSIVPARRFAQPGEIANAVAFLATEAASYINGINLPVDGGRTKSL, translated from the coding sequence ATGAATTTAGATTTAACAAATAAAAATGCAATGGTCTGCGGAAGTACTGCAGGCATTGGGAAAGCAACTGCAATTCAATTGGCAAAATTGGGAGCAACGGTAACTTTGGTTGCTCGTAATGAAGAAAAATTAAAGGAAACTTTAATCGAATTGCCACACGAAAAAGGTCAAAAACACAATTATTTTGTAGCAGATTTTACAAATCCGAAACAGGTGAAACAAAAGGCGGAGCTGGCAGCTTCGAACAAAACCTTTCATATATTGGTGAACAATACCGGCGGACCGAAAGGCGGACCCATCTTTTCGGCAGAAACCGATGAGTTCGAAAAAGCCTTTTCAATGCATTTAATTTGCAATCAAATATTGGTACAGGCTTTGGTTCCGCGAATGAAGGAAGCAGATTATGGCAGAATTATAAATATTATCTCCACTTCGGTAAAGCAACCTATAGATGGGCTTGGCGTAAGCAACACTATACGCGGCGCCGTATCGAGCTGGAGCAAAACCTTGGCCAATGAATTGGGTCAATTCGGGATAACGGTAAACAATGTATTGCCGGGTTTTACAGCTACAGACCGACTAGAAGATATTGTTGGCAACGCCGCCAAAAAAATGAATAAAACCGAAAAAGAAGCCAGCGACTTTATGAAAAGCATTGTTCCTGCCCGCCGTTTCGCACAGCCGGGAGAAATTGCCAATGCCGTCGCGTTTTTGGCAACGGAGGCTGCGAGTTACATCAACGGAATCAATCTTCCGGTTGATGGTGGGCGAACCAAAAGTTTGTAA
- a CDS encoding aldehyde dehydrogenase: MQKILNYINGEYVEPLSKKWLDNYNPSNGEVYSQIANSNGEDIETAYQAAKETFPKWSNTTIDERSKILLKIADLIDKNLVDLAKAEAKDNGKPLSLALAVDIPRASANFRFFANAITQFSSEAHESVGLNTMNFTLRQPLGVVGCISPWNLPLYLFSWKIAPAIAAGNTVVAKPSEVTPMTAFLLGEICTEAGLPKGVLNIVHGTGPSAGQAIVEHKNIKAISFTGGTKTGEHIARTAAPMFKKLSLELGGKNPNLIFADCDYEKMLDVTVRSSFSNQGQICLCGSRIFVEKPIYEKFKKDFVEKVKQLKIGNPFDAETNIGALVSKPHLEKVQSYINLATKEGGKIIYGGNKVTVKNFENGYYLEPTVIEVFDNQCRVNQEEIFGPVVTIMSFKTDEEALQMANSVKYGLSSTLWTSDLNRTMRISKEIQAGIVWVNTWLNRDLRTPFGGMKDSGVGREGGFEALRFFTEAKNVCIKYE, translated from the coding sequence ATGCAAAAAATCTTAAACTACATAAACGGCGAATACGTTGAACCACTTTCAAAAAAATGGTTGGATAATTACAATCCTTCCAATGGCGAAGTGTATTCGCAGATAGCAAATTCAAATGGCGAGGATATTGAAACTGCCTACCAAGCAGCGAAGGAAACATTCCCAAAATGGAGCAATACCACAATAGACGAGCGAAGTAAAATTCTTTTAAAAATTGCAGATTTAATTGATAAAAACCTGGTCGATTTGGCCAAAGCCGAAGCAAAAGATAACGGCAAACCTTTGAGTTTGGCTTTGGCAGTTGATATTCCTAGAGCTTCGGCAAACTTCCGTTTTTTCGCAAATGCAATCACACAATTTTCCAGCGAAGCACACGAAAGCGTTGGATTAAATACGATGAATTTCACCCTACGACAGCCGTTAGGAGTAGTGGGCTGTATTTCGCCGTGGAATCTTCCGTTGTATTTGTTCTCGTGGAAAATCGCACCTGCAATCGCCGCAGGAAATACGGTAGTAGCAAAACCAAGCGAAGTGACTCCAATGACCGCTTTTCTTTTGGGTGAAATATGTACCGAAGCAGGGTTGCCAAAAGGCGTTTTAAATATCGTTCACGGCACGGGACCATCCGCAGGGCAGGCCATTGTGGAGCATAAAAACATTAAAGCCATTTCTTTCACCGGTGGAACCAAAACGGGCGAACACATTGCCCGCACCGCTGCACCAATGTTTAAAAAATTGTCTTTGGAATTGGGCGGAAAAAACCCAAACCTCATCTTCGCCGATTGCGACTATGAAAAAATGCTGGACGTAACCGTTCGCTCTTCGTTTTCAAATCAAGGCCAAATCTGCCTTTGCGGAAGTAGGATTTTTGTTGAAAAACCGATTTACGAAAAATTCAAAAAAGATTTTGTTGAAAAAGTAAAACAGCTGAAAATAGGAAATCCGTTTGATGCCGAAACAAATATTGGAGCTTTGGTTTCAAAACCACATTTGGAAAAAGTTCAATCGTATATAAATCTCGCCACAAAGGAAGGCGGAAAAATTATTTACGGTGGAAATAAAGTAACAGTGAAAAACTTTGAAAATGGTTACTACTTGGAACCCACAGTAATCGAAGTTTTTGACAATCAATGCCGCGTAAACCAAGAAGAAATCTTCGGACCCGTCGTTACAATTATGTCTTTTAAAACCGACGAAGAGGCATTGCAAATGGCTAATTCGGTAAAATATGGTTTATCGTCAACGCTCTGGACTTCAGATTTAAATAGAACGATGCGTATTTCAAAAGAAATTCAAGCTGGAATTGTTTGGGTGAACACGTGGTTAAACCGCGATTTACGAACTCCTTTCGGCGGAATGAAAGACAGCGGTGTAGGTCGCGAAGGCGGATTTGAAGCACTTCGTTTTTTTACGGAAGCGAAGAATGTTTGTATAAAATATGAGTAA
- a CDS encoding alpha/beta hydrolase: protein MKIKIISSMAIFMIAIFTVAAQEIVDKKPLSIGETVSFHSKVLNEKRILNIYLPNSYSVDASKKYPVIYLLDGSIDEDFLHIAGLVQFGSFSWINLVPETIVVGIANIDRKKDYTYPSTDKEYVKKYPTTGHSALFIKFIDEEVQPLIEKTYNVSSEKTLIGQSLGGLLATEILFKKPDMFDNYIIVSPSLWYDYESLLKTTPEPYKTNKSIFVAVGEEGDWMKRVATELYEKLMKTKKKNTELHYKFLKEQDHGDALHLAVYSAFEEMFAEKN, encoded by the coding sequence ATGAAAATAAAAATCATTTCATCCATGGCAATTTTTATGATCGCAATTTTCACCGTTGCGGCACAGGAAATCGTGGATAAAAAGCCATTATCTATTGGTGAAACAGTTAGCTTTCATTCAAAAGTTTTAAATGAAAAGAGAATTTTAAATATTTATTTGCCCAACAGTTATTCCGTGGATGCTTCAAAAAAATATCCCGTCATTTATCTGCTCGATGGTTCAATAGATGAGGATTTTTTGCATATCGCCGGCCTTGTGCAGTTCGGTTCATTTTCGTGGATAAATTTGGTGCCCGAAACAATTGTAGTGGGAATAGCGAATATTGATAGAAAAAAAGATTACACCTATCCTTCAACCGATAAGGAATATGTAAAAAAATATCCAACTACGGGGCATTCCGCGCTATTTATAAAATTTATAGATGAAGAAGTTCAGCCACTCATTGAAAAAACATATAATGTTTCTTCGGAAAAAACACTCATTGGCCAATCTTTAGGGGGTCTTTTGGCAACTGAAATACTTTTCAAAAAACCAGATATGTTCGATAATTATATCATTGTAAGTCCAAGTTTATGGTATGATTACGAATCTTTGCTGAAAACCACGCCCGAACCATACAAAACAAATAAATCAATTTTTGTAGCCGTAGGCGAAGAGGGAGATTGGATGAAAAGAGTTGCAACGGAACTCTATGAAAAATTGATGAAAACGAAGAAGAAGAATACCGAATTACATTATAAATTTCTAAAAGAACAAGACCACGGTGATGCTCTTCATTTAGCAGTTTACAGTGCATTTGAGGAAATGTTTGCTGAAAAAAACTAG
- a CDS encoding RidA family protein has protein sequence MENNEKDSRLRGNVVEGKATPRGAYPHVKRVGDFIFISGTSSRLPDNTFAGVNKIDELGTMHFDIKEQTRAVLENIKDYLATEGATMADVVDVTSFLVNMNDFAGYNQVYAEYFNKETGPTRTTVAVHQLPHPHLVVEIKAMAYKPR, from the coding sequence ATGGAAAACAATGAAAAAGATTCCCGCCTTCGCGGGAATGTAGTGGAAGGAAAAGCAACGCCGCGCGGCGCATATCCGCACGTAAAGCGCGTGGGCGATTTTATATTTATTAGCGGTACAAGTTCGCGTTTGCCTGACAACACTTTTGCAGGCGTTAATAAAATTGACGAATTGGGCACGATGCATTTCGATATAAAGGAACAAACCCGTGCCGTGCTCGAAAACATAAAAGATTACTTAGCCACCGAAGGCGCAACAATGGCCGATGTGGTGGACGTAACCAGTTTTTTAGTAAATATGAACGACTTTGCCGGGTACAACCAAGTGTACGCCGAATATTTCAACAAAGAAACAGGACCAACACGTACTACGGTTGCTGTGCATCAATTGCCGCATCCGCATTTGGTGGTAGAGATAAAGGCTATGGCCTATAAACCACGGTAA